The Ignavibacteria bacterium genome contains the following window.
CCAGATTGGTCAACCCTACATCGATGGTAAAACTATTACAGCAAAAGTTCTTGAACATACAAAAGACGATAAAGTCCTTGTTTTCAAAAAGAAAAGAAGAAAAGATTATAAAAAGTTGAGAGGACATCGTCAGCATTTAACAAGAATATTAATTGAAAAGATAAATTAGAGGTGAATTATGGCTCATAAAAAAGGACAAGGTTCTACTAAAAATGGTCGTGACTCTAATGCCCAGCGATTGGGTGTTAAGGCTTTCGGTGGTGAAATTGTTTCAGCTGGAAGCATAATAGTCAGACAGAGAGGGACAAAATTCCATCCAGGTTTAAATGTTGGAATTGGCGGTGACGATACCTTATTTGCAAAAGTTTCTGGTAGAGTTCAGTTTGTAACTAAAGCAAATAAGAAAGTTGTTAATGTAATTCCTTTAAATTAATTGTTGAATTAAAATAGGTTTAAAATAAAAAACCGAGGCTATTGCCTCGGTTTTTGTTTTTCAGTCATGAGTCAAATTAATAACCAAGTCGTTTCATATCTTCTACAAGATTTTTAACAGCATTAACTGAGTTATCGAACAAAGCTTTCTCTTCTTCATTCAAATCGATTTCAATTACTTTTTCAATTCCATTTGCACCTAAGATTACAGGTACACCCACATAATATCCATTTACGCCATATTCACCTTGTAGATAAGCACAAACTGGAAGAACTCGTTTTTCATCATAAATAATTGATTCAACCATTGCAATAGTTGAACTTGCCGGTGAATAAAAAGCTGAACCAGTTTTAAGTAATTTTACAACCTCACCACCTGCCATTTTTGTTCGTTCAATTATTGCGTTCATTACTTCGTTAGCTTTATCTTTATTGCCATATTTTTTCTCAAGCAATTCCATCACTGGAATACCATTAACATTTGCATATCGTTTAAGTGGAACCATTGTATCACCATGACCACCTAAAACTAATGCGTTGATATCTTTAACGGAAACACCAAGTTCCCATGCAATAAATGTTGCAAATCTGGATGAGTCCAGAACACCTGATTGACCCATTACACGATTTGGTTCAAATCCGCTGATATTTTTGAATAGAGTAACCATTGCATCAAGTGGATTTGATACAACAATCACAATTGCATTGGGGGAAGTGTTTTTAACATTTTCCGCAACGACTTTCATTATTTCTGCGTTTGTAGTGAGCAAGTCATCTCTGCTCATTCCAGGTTTTCTTGGCAGTCCAGCGGTGATGATAACTATGTCGGAATCTTTGGTGTCTTCATAAGAGTTTGTACCCGTTACTTTGACATCAAAGCCGTCAACTCTTGCAGCTTCAGCGATATCTAATGCTTTTCCCTGAGGCATATCCTGGACAATATCGTAAAGAACGACATCACCGAGCTGGCGTTTTGCAATTAATTGGGTAAGGACACCGCCAATTTGTCCACCGCCAATTAATGAGATTTTTTTCCTCGACATAATAATTCCTCCTCTATAATTTTTAGTTTTTGGTTAATTTAATTTTTAAGATAAGGCTGCTTCCTTCCGGTGATTTTTCGACTGAGATTTCGTCGACGAAATGTTTCATTATAAAAATACCGCGTCCATGTTCACTTAATAAATTTTCGGGAAGTGTGGGATCGGGGACTTTATCTAAGTCAAAACCTTGCCCCTCATCTGTCACTATGACTTTTAAGAATTCATCTGTTAAAATAAATTCTAAGATGATCTTTTTGTTTATATCGTTTTTATTGCCGTGGATGATTGCATTATTTACAGCTTCAGTGATGGCAAGCAAAATATTATTGTATTTATCGTGAGGAATATTTATTCCATCTAATGCTTCATCGAGATAGTTTGAGATGTTTTCAATCTCGAAAATTGATGTCTTAAGATTGTATTTTAATTGTCGAAACATTGCACTACAAAATTATAAAAAATTCAAAGAGAGACAATTAAAAAAGTAAGTATGAACTAAAACTCATATTAATATTTCTTCGTTTACTCATATTTGTCTGGGAAATGTATTCAATCCAGCTTTTCAATGTCAGATAAAAATCTTTTCGATAAAAAAGAAATATTTCAATTAAAGGTCCAATGCTCTTAATTTCATTTACGATGTTTCTCTCTTTGCCTTTGTAATTAGATTCAGTCAGCGAAGTATATCTGACTCCTGCTGAGATAAAATTTTTTTCTGATAGTAAATGACCCACTTTA
Protein-coding sequences here:
- the rplU gene encoding 50S ribosomal protein L21; protein product: MEAVVNIAGFQFKVKENDKIYIPKLDVEVGKNIELKNVLMLINGDKVQIGQPYIDGKTITAKVLEHTKDDKVLVFKKKRRKDYKKLRGHRQHLTRILIEKIN
- the rpmA gene encoding 50S ribosomal protein L27, producing MAHKKGQGSTKNGRDSNAQRLGVKAFGGEIVSAGSIIVRQRGTKFHPGLNVGIGGDDTLFAKVSGRVQFVTKANKKVVNVIPLN
- the mdh gene encoding malate dehydrogenase, with product MSRKKISLIGGGQIGGVLTQLIAKRQLGDVVLYDIVQDMPQGKALDIAEAARVDGFDVKVTGTNSYEDTKDSDIVIITAGLPRKPGMSRDDLLTTNAEIMKVVAENVKNTSPNAIVIVVSNPLDAMVTLFKNISGFEPNRVMGQSGVLDSSRFATFIAWELGVSVKDINALVLGGHGDTMVPLKRYANVNGIPVMELLEKKYGNKDKANEVMNAIIERTKMAGGEVVKLLKTGSAFYSPASSTIAMVESIIYDEKRVLPVCAYLQGEYGVNGYYVGVPVILGANGIEKVIEIDLNEEEKALFDNSVNAVKNLVEDMKRLGY
- a CDS encoding ATP-binding protein; translation: MFRQLKYNLKTSIFEIENISNYLDEALDGINIPHDKYNNILLAITEAVNNAIIHGNKNDINKKIILEFILTDEFLKVIVTDEGQGFDLDKVPDPTLPENLLSEHGRGIFIMKHFVDEISVEKSPEGSSLILKIKLTKN